The following nucleotide sequence is from Futiania mangrovi.
GGGTGCACCGGGTGCGCGATCACGGCGGGCTGCTCTTCATCGACCTGCGCGACCATTACGGCATCACGCAGATCGTGGCCGACCCGGACTCGCCCGCCTTCGCCACGGCGGAGCGGCTGCGGTCGGAATGGGTCGTGCGCGTCGACGGCGAGGTGCGCCACCGCCCGGCGGAGACCGTGAACGCCAACCTGCCCACCGGGGCGATCGAGGTGTTCGCAGCCTCCATCGACGTGCTGTCGGAGGCGCAGGAGCTGCCCCTGCCGGTGTTCGGCGAGCTTGAATACCCGGAGGAGACGCGGCTCAAGTACCGCTTCCTGGACCTGCGGCGCGACCGGCTGCACCGCAACATCGTGCTGCGCTCGCAGATCATCGCGTCGATCCGCCGCCGCATGACCGACGCGGGCTTCATGGAGTTCCAGACGCCGATCCTGACGGCGTCGAGCCCGGAGGGGGCCCGCGACTTCCTCGTCCCCTCGCGTCTTCATCCCGGCAAGTTCTACGCCCTGCCGCAGGCGCCGCAGCAGTTCAAGCAGCTGATCATGGTCGCGGGCTTCGACCGCTATTTCCAGATCGCGCCCTGCTTCCGCGACGAGGACGCGCGCGCCGACCGCTCTCCGGGCGAGTTCTACCAGCTCGACATCGAGATGAGCTTCGTGGAGCAGGAGGACGTCTTCCAGGCGGTCGAGCCGATCATGCGCGGCCTGTTCGAGGAGTTCGGCGCGGGCCGCCATGTGCCCGACGCCACCTTCCCGCGCATCCCCTACGCCGAGGCGATGCTGAAGTACGGCTCCGACAAGCCCGACCTGCGCATCCCGCTCGAAATCGTCGACCTGACGGAGGAGTTCACGGACGAGAGCGTGACCTTCAACGCCTTCAAGAACGTGATCGCCAAGGGCGGCGTGGTGCGCGGCATCCCGGCGCCGGGGGCGGCATCGCAGCCGCGCTCCTTCTTCGACAAGCTGAACGACTGGGCGCGCAAGGACATGGGCGCGGCGGGCCTCGGTTATGTCGTGCTGGAGGACGAGGAAGGCGCGCTGGCCGGCAAGGGGCCGATCGCGAAGTTCATCCCCGCGCCCGTGCTCGCCCGCATGGCGCACAAGGCCGGCCTGAAGGGGGGCGATGCGCTGTTCTTCTCCTGCGACCAGGCGGACCGGGCGGCAGCGCTGGCGGGCCAGGCGCGCGTGCGCATCGGGCGGGAGCTTGGCTTGCAGGAGGAAGGCACCTTCCGCTTCTGCTGGGTCGTCGACTTCCCGATGTTCGAGTGGGACGAGGACAACAAGAAGGTCGAGTTCTCGCACAATCCCTTCTCCATGCCGCAAGGGGGCATGGAGGCGCTGCTGACCCAGGACCCGCTGACCATCAAGGCCTATCAGTACGACATCGTCTGCAACGGCATCGAACTATCGTCGGGCGCGATCCGGAACCACCTGCCGGAGATCATGTACAAGGCATTCGAGATCGCGGGCTATGGGCCGGAGGTCGTGGAAGGCAAGTTCGGCGGCATGCTCAATGCCTTCAAGTATGGCGCGCCGCCGCACGGTGGCATCGCGCCTGGCGTCGACCGCATCGTCATGCTGCTGGCAGGTGAGGAGAACATCCGCGAGGTGACGCTCTTCCCCATGAACCAGCGCGCGCAGGACCTGATGATGGACGCGCCCGCCGAAGTGGGCGCGAAACAGTTGCGCGACGTGCATATCCGCGTGGTGAAGCCCGAAGGCAACTGATCGGCACCCGAGGGGGGCTGAAAGGCAAGGCCGCCGGGCAGGGGGTGTCCGGCGGCCTTTCCGTGCCCGCATCCCCGGGGGGGAGGGGACGCGCGCAACCTCAATCGAGGTTGATGTCGTCCTTGTCGGTCAGCGCGCCGGTCGCGGCACCTGCCGCGCCGCCGATGACCGCGCCGCCAAGAACGCTGCCGCCCGTGAGCGCCGCGCCCGCCGCGCCGACGCCCGCGCCGATGCCGCCGCCGGAAAGCGCGCGCTCGCCTTGCGTGTTGCCGCAGGCCGTCAGCGCCAGCGCGCCGGTAACCAGGGTGATCGCTGCAATCGTCCGCATCGGAATGTCCTCCGCTCCTGTTGCGCTGTTGCCATCACAACGGGCTGGGGCGGGGGAAGGTTCCTGCAAGGGTCCGGAAAAGCGAACGGGCCGCCCCTCGGGGGAGGGAGCGGCCCGGCCGTCTGACGCAACGCGGAACGTGCGGTGCGTTTCAGTGAGAGGTCACGAACACCCGCTTGTGCTGCCGCAGGTGTCGCACTTCATGCAGGTGCCGTTGCGCACCAGCGTGAAGTTGCCGCATTCGCCGCAGGGGTCGCCCTCGTAGCCCTTCATGCGGGCCTCGACGATGCGGTCGGTCTGGAGAGAGCCGGAGACGGCCATCGCCAGCGCGCCGTCGGTGGCGCCATAGGCCGCCGCCGCCGCCTCGCCGCCGCCCGCATAGGCGACCGCCTGGGCCGGGGTCTGCGCACCGCCCGAGATCACCGTCAGGTGGCTGCCGCCCTGCGCCGCGCGCAGGAAGCCCGCGCTCGCCACCTTGAAGACCGGAACGGAGGTTACGCCGCCCTCGTCCTCCGGCGCCTTGCCTTCGCCTTCGCCGCCGCCGAGCGCGTCGAAGCGCACCTCCGACGGGTCGACATGGGCGAGGTCGTTGCGCCCGAGGTAGGACACGGCCAGTTCGCGGAACACATAGTCGAGGATCGACGTCGCGTTCTTGATCGTGTCGTTGCCCTGGACGAGGCCCGCCGGTTCGAACCGCGTGAAGGTGAAGGCGTCGACATACTCCTCCAGCGGCACGCCGTACTGCAGGCCGAGCGAGACGGCGATCGCGAAATTGTTCATCAGCGACCGGAAGGCCGCGCCCTCCTTGTGCATGTCGACGAAGATCTCGCCGAGCTTGCCGTCCTCGTACTCGCCGGTGCGCAGGTAGACCTTGTGGCCGCCCACGATGGCCTTCTGCGTATAGCCCTTGCGCCGGTGCGGAAGCTTCTGCCGGTCGGAGCGGATGATGCGCTCCACGATCCGCTCGGCAACGGCCTGCGCGCGCTCCTGCATCGGGGCTTCCGCCGCGACCAGGTCCTCCAGGTCGTCCGCCACGTCGTCGTCGTCGAGAAGCTGGGCCGACAGGGGTTGCGAGAGCTTGGAGCCGTCGCGGTAGAGCGCGTTCGCCTTCAGGCCGAGGCGCCAGGACAGCATGTAGGCGTCCTTGCAATCCTCCACCGTCGCCTTGTTCGGCATGTTGATCGTCTTGGAGATCGCACCCGAGATGAAGGGCTGCGAGGCCGCCATCATGTGGATGTGGCTTTCGACCGAGAGATAGCGCTTGCCGATCCGGCCGCAGGGGTTGGCGCAGTCGAAGACGGGCAGGTGCTCGTCCTTCAGGTGCGGCGCACCCTCGAGCGTCATGGTGCCGCAGACGTGCAAATTGGCCTTCTCGATCTCCGCCTTGGTGAAGCCGATGGCCGCCAGCAGGTCGAAGTTGTAGTCGTCGAGCGCCGCCTTCTGGATGCCCAGTACGCGGGTGCAGAACTCCTCGCCCAGCGTCCACTTGTTGAAGACGAAGCGGATGTCGTAGCAGCTCGCCAGCTGCGCCTCGACCGCGTCGATCTGCGCCTGCGCGAAGCCCTTGGCCTTGAGCGTCTCGTGGTTGATCCCCGGTGCGTCGGCCAGCGATCCGTAGCCGACCGCATACTTCTCGATCGCGCGGATCTGGTCGGGGCCGTAGCCCAGCGTCTCCAGCGCCTGCGGCACCGCGCGGTTGATGATCTTGAAGTAGCCGCCGCCCGCGAGCTTCTTGAACTTCACCAGCGCGAAGTCCGGCTCGATGCCCGTCGTGTCGCAGTCCATCACGAGGCCGATGGTGCCCGTTGGCGCAATTACCGAGGCCTGCGCGTTGCGGTAGCCGTTGACCTCCCCAAGCTCCAGCGCGCGGTCCCAGGCGCGGCGCGCGGCGCTCACCAGATCCCTGTCGGGGCAGTTGGCCGCGTCGAGCGGCACGGGCGTCGTGTTCAGGCCCTCGTAGCCTTCCATCGCACCGTGCGCGGCACGGCGGTGGTTGCGGATGACGCGCAGCATGTGCGCGGCATTGCGCTCATAGCCCGGGAAGGCGCCCAGCTCGCCCGCCATCTCCGCGCTCGTCGCGTAGGAGACGCCGGTCATCACCGCGGTGATCGCCCCGCACAGCGCGCGCCCCTCGGCGCTGTCGTAGGACAGGCCCGAGGACATCAGCAGGCCGCCGATGTTGGCGAAGCCCAGGCCCAGCGTGCGGAACTCGTAGGACAGTTGTGCGATCTTCTTCGACGGGAACTGCGCCATCAGCACCGAGATCTCGAGCGTGACGGTCCACAGGCGTACCGCGTGCTCGAACCCCTCGATGTCGAAGCGGCCGTCTTCCTGGCGGAACTGCATGAGGTTCAGCGAGGCGAGATTGCACGCCGTGTCGTCGAGGAACATGTACTCCGAGCACGGGTTCGACGCGCGGATGTCGCCATCGGCCGGGCAGGTGTGCCAGTCGTTGATCGTCGTGTGGTACTGGATGCCGGGGTCGGCGGACGCCCAGGCGGCGTGGCCGATCTGCTCCCACAGCTCGCGGGCGCGGACGCGGGCGGCGATCTTGCCGTCGGTGCGGCGGGTCAGCTCCCACATGCCGTCTTCCTCGACCGCGCGCAGGAAGGCGTCGGTCACGCGGACGGAGTTGTTGGAGTTCTGGCCGGCGACCGTGACATAGGCCTCCGAATCCCAGTCGGTGTCATAGACGTCGAAGTCGATCTCCGAATAACCCTGGCGGGCGAAGTCGATGACGCGCTTGACATAATTCTCCGGGATCATAGCGGCGCGGGCGGCCTTGATCTCCCGCTTCAGGGCGGGGTTCTTGCGCGGATCGTAGCAATCCTCGGCGTCTGCCTCGCAATTGATGCAGGCGCGCATGATCGCGTTCAGGTGCTTGTTGCAGAGCTTGGAGCCCGCGACGAGCGCGGCGACCTTCTGCTCCTCCTTAACCTTCCAGCCGATGTACTTCTCGATATCCGGATGGTCGACGTCGACCACGACCATCTTGGCCGCGCGGCGCGTCGTGCCGCCCGACTTGATCGCGCCCGCCGCCCGGTCGCCGATCTTGAGGAAGGACATGAGACCCGACGACTTGCCGCCGCCCGACAGGGGCTCGTTCTCCGAGCGCAGGCGGGAGAAGTTCGTGCCCGTGCCCGAGCCGTACTTGAAGAGCCGCGCCTCGCGCACCCACAGGTCCATGATGCCGCCGTCGCCGACGAGATCGTCGTCGATGCCCTGAATGAAGCAGGCGTGCGGCTGCGGATGCTCATAGGCCGACTTCGACTTGGTCAGCTTGCCGCTCTGGAAGTCGACGTAATAGTGACCTTGGCCCGGACCGTCGATGCCATAGGCCCAATGCAGGCCCGTGTTGAACCACTGCGGGCTGTTCGGTGCGGCCTTCTGCGTGGCCAGCATGTACCGCATCTCGTCGTAGTAGGCCTGGGCGTCAGCTTCGGAATCGAAATAGCCGCCCTTCCAGCCCCAATAGGTCCAGGCACCGGCCAGCCGGTCGAACACCTGGCGGGAATCGGTCTCTCCGCCGAAACGCTCTTCCTCGGGAAGTTTCGCCAGCGCCGCATCGTCAGGAACCTTGCGCCACAGCCAGGAGGGGACGTCGTTCTCCTCCACCGCCTTCAGCGCCGCGGGTACGCCCGCCTTGCGGAAGTATTTCTGCGCGATGATGTCGCCTGCCACCTGGCTCCACGCCTGCGGCACCTCGATCCCGTCGAGCTTGAACACCACGGAGCCGTCCGGATTGCGGATCTCGCTCGACGTGGTGCGGAACGCGATCGCCGCGTAGGGCGATTGACCTTCAGACGTGTAACGGCGTTCGATGCGCATGCTGTCCCCCGAAACTTGGCGTCTGGACGCACGTCCCCCGTGCTTCGGAAATCCCACTTTTTCCGATGCGGCAGACAGCTACGCCCGATTGTTTGAACGCGTGCCGGGACCGAAGCCGCCGGCGACCCCCAGAGAATGCGCAAGCCCGGCGGCAGGCGCAATAGATTTTGTGGGCTTGACACCCCTAAACACCACATGTCGGCGCAAAGGGTGAATCATGTGGATAAGATTCGGAACGCCGCGCCGCTTCTGGGAGAGGGGCTGGGGGTAGTGCGGGAAGGCTTGCTTAACCCTTTCGATCTAGCGTCGTTTTCCGGCGTTCGAAGAGGGAGCCGGGCGAACCGGAACCGATGAAATGTCGCAGGCCCCGCTTGCAGGAAGAAACCTGAGCGTCCTGGTTGTCGAAGATCAGGAGATGATGCGGCGTCTCCTTTCGGACATGCTGCTTCTGCTGGGGGTGGAGGACGTGCACGAGGCGGCAGACGGGCGCGAGGCGCTCGACATTGTCGCCGCACGCCCGTTCGACGCGATCGTGACGGATCTGACGATGGCCCCGGTCGACGGGCTGGCCTTCCTGCGAACCCTGCGCCACGCCCGTTTCGGGGAGCGTGCCGTCTGTCCCGTCGTGATGGTCACGGGACACGCAAGTCCCAGGTCGGTGATGGCGGCGCGCGCTCTCGGCTGCGCGCAGTTCCTCGCCAAGCCGGTCACGCGGGAGGATCTTGGCAAGCGCCTGCGCCGCGCCATCGACGCGCCCGTCCGCTTCGTCCTGGAAGGCGAGATGTACCGCCCCGTGCTTCCCGCCGAGCAGACCGACGACGGCGGCGTGTGGATGGTGGGCTGATCGGCGCGGTGCCGCGGCGGGTTGTGTTTGCCGGCTCGCGCACTGGCTGCTACATAGACCGCGGGCGGCCGCCTGGGGCCGAAGCATCCGACGCGGGCATGACATGAAGCTTCTGAAGCAGATCTTCACCTGGTGGAACGGTCAGACCATCGGCACGGCGCTCTATACGTGGCGGAAGGGCGTGCGCGTGGGCGAGGATGGCGCGGGCAACGTCTATTACCGCAGCCGGGAGGGTGACCGGCGCTGGGTCATCTACAATGGCGAGGCGGAAGCCTCGCGCGTGCCGCCGGACTGGCACGCCTGGCTGCACCACACGGTGAAGGAGCCGCCGACCGTGGCGCCGCTTCCCGCAAAGGCCTGGGAGAAGCCGCACGTGCCGAACCCGACGGGCACGGAGGGTGCCTACTTCCCGCCCGGTTCGCTGGCGCGTGGCGGCAATCTCGCCCGGCCTGCACCCGATTACGAAGCCTGGCAGCCCGAGTAAGCGGCGGAGATCGGCCGAAGCCCCGGAGGTAAAGACGCGGCATGCGCGAGAAACTGCTCGAGACGCTGATCGGCGCGCTTGTTCTCGTCGTGGCGGGCGGCTTCTTCATTTATGCCTATTCACGGGCCGATACCGAGGTTTCCGGCGGCTATGCGCTGGTGGCGAACTTCGACCGGGCCGACGGGCTGACGCGCGGCACTGACGTGCGCCTGTCGGGAATCAAGATCGGCCAGGTGATCGATCAGGCTCTCGACCGTCAGACCTATTTTGCGAAGGTGACAGTGTCGATCGACCCGACGGTCGAAATCCCGGCCGATTCCTCGATCCGCGTGGCGAGCGAGGGGCTGCTGGGCGGTGCCTATCTGTCGATCGAGCCGGGTGCATCCGACGACATGATGAAGGCGGGCGACGAATTCCTGCACACGCAGGGCGCGGTGGACCTCGTCGGCCTTCTCGGGCAGGCGGTGTTCAGCGCCGGTGGCGGCAAGCAGGAGGACGGACAATGAGCGGTGCAATGGCGTGGTCGGCAGAGGATTATGCGGCGAACGCCCGCTTCGTTTCCGATCTCGCGGCACCGCTGGTGGACCTGCTCGACCCGAAGGCGGAGGAGCGTATCCTCGACATCGGGTGCGGCGATGGCGTTCTGACCCAGAAGATCGTGGCGCGCGGGGCCGAGGTGCTGGGCCTCGACGCAAGCCCCGACATGGTCTCGGCCACCCGTGCGCTGGGCATCCCTGCCGAGATCGGCAACGCGATGAAGCTGACCTTCGAGGGAGAGTTCGACGCGGTCTTCAGCAATGCCGCGCTGCACTGGATGCCGGATGCGCGCGCCGTGGTGCGGGGCGTGCACCGCGCGCTGAAGCCCGGCGGGCGCTTCGTGGGGGAGTTCGGCGGGAAGGGCAATGTCGCGGCGATCGAGACGGCGATCCGCGCGATCCTGAAGGTGCGCGGCCTGGACAAGGGCATCCCGAATCCCTGGTATTTTCCCACGCCGGAGGAGTATGGCGAGCTTCTTGCCGAGGAAGGTTTCACCGTGCGGGAGATCGCGCTGGTCCCGCGGCCGACACCGGTGGTGGCAGGCATGGCGCGCTGGCTCGACACCCTGGCGGCGCCGCTGTTGAGCGGGCTCGACGCGGAACAAAGGGCAGCGGTGCGCGACGAGGCGGTGGAGCTTCTGGCCCCGGCCTTGCGGGACAGCAAGGGTCAGTGGCGTGCGGACTATGTGCGGCTGAGGTTCCATGCGGCACGCGGGTAAGCGGCGCCGGTTCGGTCTGCTGGCGGCCGGCGTGCTGATGCTCGCCGCGGGCGGGGCAGGGGCGGCGGAGGCGACGTCGGCCACGCTGCGGGCCCTCGACAAGGTCACGACGCGCATTACCGACATCGACCTGAAGGTGGGCGAGACCGCCACCTTCGGCGCGCTGACGATCCGGCTGGAGCGGTGCGTCGTCGCGGAGGGCGAGGGCGCCAAGGCACGCCTCGCCATCGACTACCGGACCGCACAGGGCGAGACGAAGCGGGTTTTCGACGGCTGGATGTTCAGCGAGATGCCGGCCCTCAACCCGCTCGAGCACCCGACCTACGACGTCTGGGTCGCAAGCTGCAGCACGTCCTGAGGGGACGTGTCCGCGGGCAGCGCGCGGAAGTCGGCATCGACTGCATCGATCGCTTCGGCCAGAAGCTCCCGGTAGCGCAGGCGCGGGATTTCGACGACGCCGAACTGGGCGAGATGGCGCGTCTGGAACTGGGTATCGAGCAGCCGGTAGCCGCCGTAACGCAGGCGCGCAACAAGATAGACCAGGGCGATCTTGCTGGCATCGCGGGCGCGGCTGACCATGCTCTCGCCGAAGAAGGCGCCGCCCAGCGACACGCCGTAGAGGCCGCCGACAAGGTGGCCACGGTCCCAGCACTCCACGCTATGGGCGACCCCCATCACGAACAGTTCGCGGTAGAGCGCGTCTATGCGCGGATTGATCCAGGTCTCGGGCCGGTCCGGTGCGCTTTCGGCGCAGAGTTCCAGGATGCCCCCGAAGTCGCGGTCGACCGTCACGGTGTAGGGGGCCTGGCGAATCGTCCTCGCAAGCCGCCTCGGCACGTGCACGCCATCCAGAGGCAAGATCCCGCGTTCCTCCGGGTCGACCCAGTAAAGCGTGGGATCGTTCCGCGACTGTCCCATGGGAAAGATGCCGAGCGCGTAGGCCCGCAGCAGAAGCTCAGGCGTGAGGGTGCGGTCGCTCACCCCTTGGTGTCCGTCTCCGGCGCTTTCGGCTCGTCGGAAAGATGGCGCTCCAGCCACTTGATGTCGTAGTCGCCGTTCATGAAGTCCGGGTTCTCGATCAGGTCCTGAAACAGGGGAATGGTGGTGCTGACACCGCCGATCACGAACTCCCCCAGCGCCCGCCGCAGCCGCATCAGGCACTCGTTGCGGGTGTTGCCGTGCACGATCAGCTTGCCGATCAGGCTGTCGTAATAAGGCGGGATGCGATAGCCGGAGTAGATGGCCGAGTCGAGCCGCACGCCCAGTCCGCCCGGTGCGTGGAAGTCGGTAATGGTGCCGGGCGAGGGCCGGAAGGTCCGCGGGTCCTCCGCGTTGATCCGACATTCGATCGCATGTCCGGAGAAGCTCACGTCCTCCTGCCTGAACGAGAGCGGCAGCCCGGCGGCAATGCGGATCTGCTCGCGCACGAGGTCGATGCGGGTGATCGCCTCGGTCACCGGGTGCTCGACCTGGAGGCGGGTGTTCATCTCGATGAAGTAGAATTCCCCATCCTCGTACAGGAACTCTACGGTGCCGACGCCGAGATAGCCGAGCTTGCGGATCGCGTCCGCGACGATGCCGCCGATGCGCGCGCGGTCCGTTTCGTTCAGCGCGGGCGAGGGCGCTTCCTCCAGCACCTTCTGGTGGCGGCGCTGCAGGGAGCAGTCGCGCTCCCCCAGGTGGACGGAGTTTCCGAAGCCATCGGCGATCACCTGGATCTCGATGTGGCGCGGATTGGCGAGATATTTCTCGATATAGACGGCGTCGTCGCCGAACGCGGCCTTCGCCTCGGCACGCGCGGTGCGGATGACGGACTTCAGTTCCGCCTCGTCGCGGGCGACCTTCATGCCGCGCCCGCCGCCGCCGGCAGCAGCCTTGACGATCACGGGATAACCGATGACGCGGGACGCCTCGACCGCCTGCTCTTCCGTCGTCACCGGCCCGTCGGAGCCCGGGACGACGGGGATGCCGAGGTCGCGGGCTGCCTGTTTCGCGGCGATCTTGTCGCCCATGAGGCGGATGTGCTCCGCCCGCGGCCCGATGAAGGTGAGCCCGTGCGCGGTCACGATGTCGGCGAAGCGCGCGTTCTCCGACAGGAAGCCGTAGCCGGGATGAATGGCTTCCGCGCCCGTCACGTCGCATGCCGCGAGGATGCTCGGGATGTTCAGATAGCTCTCGGCGGCCGAGGGCGGCCCGATACATACGCTCTCGTCGGCGAGGCGGACGTGCATGGCGTCCGCGTCGGCCGTGGAATGCACGGCGACCGTGCGGATACCCATCTCCTTGCAGGCGCGATGGATCCGCAGGGCGATCTCGCCACGATTTGCGATCAGAACCTTCTCGAACATGCCGTGTCCGCGCGCCCCCGCCTATTCGAGGACGAGCAGAGGCTCGCCGTACTCGACGGGTTCACCGTCGGCGACGAGGATCTGCTTCACGCGACCGCCGCGCGGTGCGGCGATCGGGTTCATGACCTTCATCGCCTCGACGATGAAGAGGGTCTGGCCTTCCTGCACCTGGTCGCCGACCTGGACGAAGGCCGCTGCACCGGGCTCCGGCGCGACATAGACAGTGCCCACCATCGGAGAGATCACCGTCTTTGCGGGATCGTGCACCGCCGCGGGGGCCACCGCCTCCGCCGCCGGGGCGGGCGCAGCAAGCGGGGCCGGCGCCGCCATCGCGACCGTACCGCCGGCGCGGGAGACGCGCACGCGGGTTCCGTCCTGCTCCACCTCGATCTCGGTCAGCTTCGTCTCGTCGAGGAGGGCGGCAAGCTGCCGGATGAGATCCTGGTCGATGGTGCCCTTCGCCATGTCGGTCCTTCTGATTCTGCTCAGGATGAGCCGCGGTCGAGATGAGCGGCCAGCGCCTGCAGCGCAAGCCGGTAGCCAAGCGGGCCGAGGCCCATGATGACGCCCAGCGCGACCGGGCTGACATGCGATACGTGCCGGAAGCTCTCCCGCGCGGCGGTGTTGGACAGATGCACCTCTATCACGGGCTTGCCGCAGGCGCGGATCGCGTCGTGGATCGCAATCGAGGTATGCGTGTAGGCGCCGGCATTGAGGACGATCCCGTCGAAGGCGTCCAGCGCCTCCTGGATCCAGCCGACGATCTCCCCCTCGGCGTTGGATTGCCGGCAGGTCACCTCGATGTCCAGCGTACGCGCCGCCGCCGCCAGGTCCGTGTCGATCCCGGCGAGCGTCTGCGACCCGTAGATGCCCGGCTCACGCCTACCGAGCATGTTCAGGTTCGGACCGTGGATGACGAGGATGCGGTGGGTCATGAAGACTCAGGTGCAAGATGCCAATGCGCCCCTATATATCGGTTCACCGGCTGCGCGCCAAACCACAATCGGCCTGCAGCCCTTGACATGCGGCCCGGATCGTCGTCTGCACGGCAAAAGCCTGCGCCGGACGCGGCACCGGGGATCGGAGACGGAAGAATGCAAGTCACGCTGAACGGCGAATCAAAGACCCTCGACACTCCCGTGACGGTTTCCGAACTGTTGCGGCAGTTCGCGCTGGACCCGGCCAAGGTCGCGGTGGAGCGGAATCTGGAGATCGTGCCGCGCTCGACCTATGACACGGTGCGCCTGGCTGACGGCGACCGGCTGGAGATCGTGCACTTCATCGGCGGAGGCGACCATGCGGAGACGGGCGCCGAGGACACCTGGACCGTCGCGGGACGCACCTTCCGCTCCCGCCTGATCATCGGGACGGGCAAGTACAAGGATTACGCGACGAATGCCCGCGCGCTGGAGGCGTCGGGGGCGGAAATCGTCACCGTGGCCGTGCGCCGGGTGAACCTTTCCGACCCGTCCCAGCCTATGCTCGCGGACTTCATCGATCCGAAGAAGGTGACGTACCTGCCCAACACGGCGGGTTGCTTCACGGGCGAGGACGCGGTGCGCACGCTGCGGCTCGCACGCGAGGCCGGGGGCTGGAACCTGGTGAAGCTCGAGGTGCTGTCCGACCCCAAGCATCTCTACCCGGACATGGAAGAGACCCTGCGGGCGGCGAAGCTGCTTCTGAAGGAGGGGTTCGAGGTGATGGTCTACTGCTCCGACGACCCGGTCTATGCGAAGAAGCTGGAGGATGCGGGCTGCTGCGCGATCATGCCGCTTGGTGCGCCCATCGGCTCGGGCCTCGGTATCCAGAACAAGGTCAACATCCGCCTCATCATCGAGCAGGCGCAGGTGCCGGTGCTGGTCGACGCGGGCGTCGGCACGGCTTCGGATGCCGCCGTGGCGATGGAGCTTGGCTGCGACGCGGTTCTGATGAACACGGCCATCGCCGAGGCGAAGGACCCGATCCGCATGGCGCGTGCCATGAAGCACGCGGTGATCGCGGGGCGGGAGGCCTATCTCGCAGGCCGCATGCCGAAGAAACGCTACGCAGACCCGTCCTCGCCGCTTGCCGGCCTCATTTGAGGCCGGCTTACAGGGCAGGTTTCGGGCCTCGTCCGAGGCCGGGTGTCAGCACGTGGTGCAGCCGGTACGGGCGGTTTCCACGGCCTTCCTGAGCGTGTCGAGGCCAAGCGCGCCAGGCATCAGCGCATCGCCGATGATGAACGTGGGCGTGCCGTCTATCGCCAGCCGCTGGGCCAGCGCCATGTTCGCCGCGATCGTTTCCCGCACGACGGGCGCACCCATGTCCTCGCGCAGTTTCGACATGTCCATCCCGAGGCCGCGGGCGATCTCGTAGACGGCATCCTCGGTCAAATCGCCTTCGTGTTCCAGGAGGGCGTCGTGGAACTCGGCATAGAGGCCCTGCTCGCGCGAGGCGATCGCCGCCTGGGTCGCGATCACCGAATTGGGCCCCAGGATCGGGAATTCCTTCAGCACGACGCGCACGTTCGGGTCGCTTTCGATCAGCGCCTTCACGGTCGGATGCGCCTGCTTGCAATAGCCGCAGCGGTAGTCGAAGAACTCCACCACCGTCACGTCGCCGTCCGGGTTGCCGAGCACGAGCGAGCGGCCGTCGTCGACCAGTTCATCCCGGCTGCTGGCCAGCATGTCCCGCGTCCGGGCTTCGCGCTGCGCCTGCTGGCGTGCTTCGAGGTTCTGGAACACGCGGACCATGAGCTCGGGGTTTTCGAGAAGGTAACGCTCGATGATCGTCTCGACTGCCTGCGTCTCGGCGGCCGAGAGAGGGGCGACGGCTTCTCCCGCCTGCACAGGGCGCACTGCAAGCGTCGCGGCGAACAGTGCCAGCGCGCACAGGGCGATGCGAAGGATGGGGGCGAGGCGGAAACTCTGGGACATTGGACGC
It contains:
- a CDS encoding NADH:ubiquinone oxidoreductase subunit NDUFA12 is translated as MKLLKQIFTWWNGQTIGTALYTWRKGVRVGEDGAGNVYYRSREGDRRWVIYNGEAEASRVPPDWHAWLHHTVKEPPTVAPLPAKAWEKPHVPNPTGTEGAYFPPGSLARGGNLARPAPDYEAWQPE
- the aspS gene encoding aspartate--tRNA ligase; the protein is MHAYRSHTCAALRESDAGTAVRLSGWVHRVRDHGGLLFIDLRDHYGITQIVADPDSPAFATAERLRSEWVVRVDGEVRHRPAETVNANLPTGAIEVFAASIDVLSEAQELPLPVFGELEYPEETRLKYRFLDLRRDRLHRNIVLRSQIIASIRRRMTDAGFMEFQTPILTASSPEGARDFLVPSRLHPGKFYALPQAPQQFKQLIMVAGFDRYFQIAPCFRDEDARADRSPGEFYQLDIEMSFVEQEDVFQAVEPIMRGLFEEFGAGRHVPDATFPRIPYAEAMLKYGSDKPDLRIPLEIVDLTEEFTDESVTFNAFKNVIAKGGVVRGIPAPGAASQPRSFFDKLNDWARKDMGAAGLGYVVLEDEEGALAGKGPIAKFIPAPVLARMAHKAGLKGGDALFFSCDQADRAAALAGQARVRIGRELGLQEEGTFRFCWVVDFPMFEWDEDNKKVEFSHNPFSMPQGGMEALLTQDPLTIKAYQYDIVCNGIELSSGAIRNHLPEIMYKAFEIAGYGPEVVEGKFGGMLNAFKYGAPPHGGIAPGVDRIVMLLAGEENIREVTLFPMNQRAQDLMMDAPAEVGAKQLRDVHIRVVKPEGN
- a CDS encoding vitamin B12-dependent ribonucleotide reductase; this encodes MRIERRYTSEGQSPYAAIAFRTTSSEIRNPDGSVVFKLDGIEVPQAWSQVAGDIIAQKYFRKAGVPAALKAVEENDVPSWLWRKVPDDAALAKLPEEERFGGETDSRQVFDRLAGAWTYWGWKGGYFDSEADAQAYYDEMRYMLATQKAAPNSPQWFNTGLHWAYGIDGPGQGHYYVDFQSGKLTKSKSAYEHPQPHACFIQGIDDDLVGDGGIMDLWVREARLFKYGSGTGTNFSRLRSENEPLSGGGKSSGLMSFLKIGDRAAGAIKSGGTTRRAAKMVVVDVDHPDIEKYIGWKVKEEQKVAALVAGSKLCNKHLNAIMRACINCEADAEDCYDPRKNPALKREIKAARAAMIPENYVKRVIDFARQGYSEIDFDVYDTDWDSEAYVTVAGQNSNNSVRVTDAFLRAVEEDGMWELTRRTDGKIAARVRARELWEQIGHAAWASADPGIQYHTTINDWHTCPADGDIRASNPCSEYMFLDDTACNLASLNLMQFRQEDGRFDIEGFEHAVRLWTVTLEISVLMAQFPSKKIAQLSYEFRTLGLGFANIGGLLMSSGLSYDSAEGRALCGAITAVMTGVSYATSAEMAGELGAFPGYERNAAHMLRVIRNHRRAAHGAMEGYEGLNTTPVPLDAANCPDRDLVSAARRAWDRALELGEVNGYRNAQASVIAPTGTIGLVMDCDTTGIEPDFALVKFKKLAGGGYFKIINRAVPQALETLGYGPDQIRAIEKYAVGYGSLADAPGINHETLKAKGFAQAQIDAVEAQLASCYDIRFVFNKWTLGEEFCTRVLGIQKAALDDYNFDLLAAIGFTKAEIEKANLHVCGTMTLEGAPHLKDEHLPVFDCANPCGRIGKRYLSVESHIHMMAASQPFISGAISKTINMPNKATVEDCKDAYMLSWRLGLKANALYRDGSKLSQPLSAQLLDDDDVADDLEDLVAAEAPMQERAQAVAERIVERIIRSDRQKLPHRRKGYTQKAIVGGHKVYLRTGEYEDGKLGEIFVDMHKEGAAFRSLMNNFAIAVSLGLQYGVPLEEYVDAFTFTRFEPAGLVQGNDTIKNATSILDYVFRELAVSYLGRNDLAHVDPSEVRFDALGGGEGEGKAPEDEGGVTSVPVFKVASAGFLRAAQGGSHLTVISGGAQTPAQAVAYAGGGEAAAAAYGATDGALAMAVSGSLQTDRIVEARMKGYEGDPCGECGNFTLVRNGTCMKCDTCGSTSGCS
- a CDS encoding response regulator, whose amino-acid sequence is MSQAPLAGRNLSVLVVEDQEMMRRLLSDMLLLLGVEDVHEAADGREALDIVAARPFDAIVTDLTMAPVDGLAFLRTLRHARFGERAVCPVVMVTGHASPRSVMAARALGCAQFLAKPVTREDLGKRLRRAIDAPVRFVLEGEMYRPVLPAEQTDDGGVWMVG